The following proteins are encoded in a genomic region of Anguilla anguilla isolate fAngAng1 chromosome 15, fAngAng1.pri, whole genome shotgun sequence:
- the LOC118214442 gene encoding coiled-coil domain-containing protein 122-like isoform X2: MAANTEEGERHQFCLSETLEEATQQDEARDIELKRNREILCGLQATCLKVEKSREATQLELNATERAIQSLSDEMMQLQLRASDLESASQAIYLQNIKLQHKIEEEADNFQLMLKRYNMYRDKMETHKTAILMQESQSAVHRELVEKRGLINQRKAERERLLADLENPEGNAMKQAQKEVDELRVQISAVKEVVFSKTQLLVKEQETHMQLREDIEIQNGVKPS; this comes from the exons ATGGCCGCGAACACAGAGG AAGGGGAACGACACCAGTTCTGTCTATCGGAAACTTTAGAGGAAGCGACTCAACAGGATGAAGCCCGGGACATTGAGCTGAAGAGGAACAGGGAAATTCTCTGTGGCCTGCAG GCTACGTGTTTGAAAGTAGAGAAGAGTCGTGAGGCCACACAGCTTGAGTTAAACGCTACAGAGAGGGCAATTCAGAGCCTTTCCGACGAAATGATGCAACTGCAACTGCGTGCCAGTGATCTGGAGTCAGCTTCACAAGCAATTTACCTGCAAAACATTAAGCTTCAGCACAAAATAGAGGAAGAGGCGGATAACTTTCAGCTGATGCTCAAGAGATACAACATGTACCGGGATAAAATGGAAACGCACAAGACGGCCATCTTGATGCAAGAAAGCCAAAGCGCAGTTCacagggagctggtggagaAGAGAGGGCTGATAAACCAGCGaaaagcggagagagagagactgctggCAGACCTTGAGAATCCAGAGGGAAATGCCATGAAGCAGGCACAG AAAGAAGTTGATGAGCTGAGGGTGCAGATATCTGCCGTGAAGGAGGTGGTTTTCAGTAAAACACAGCTGCTGGTGAAGGAACAGGAGACCCACATGCAGCTGAGAGAGGACATTGAg ATTCAGAACGGTGTGAAGCCATCCTGA
- the LOC118214442 gene encoding coiled-coil domain-containing protein 122-like isoform X1 produces MYCSVFISYLRTYRFFTEGERHQFCLSETLEEATQQDEARDIELKRNREILCGLQATCLKVEKSREATQLELNATERAIQSLSDEMMQLQLRASDLESASQAIYLQNIKLQHKIEEEADNFQLMLKRYNMYRDKMETHKTAILMQESQSAVHRELVEKRGLINQRKAERERLLADLENPEGNAMKQAQKEVDELRVQISAVKEVVFSKTQLLVKEQETHMQLREDIEIQNGVKPS; encoded by the exons ATGTATTGTTCCGTCTTTATCAGCTACCTGCGCACATACCGTTTCTTTACAGAAGGGGAACGACACCAGTTCTGTCTATCGGAAACTTTAGAGGAAGCGACTCAACAGGATGAAGCCCGGGACATTGAGCTGAAGAGGAACAGGGAAATTCTCTGTGGCCTGCAG GCTACGTGTTTGAAAGTAGAGAAGAGTCGTGAGGCCACACAGCTTGAGTTAAACGCTACAGAGAGGGCAATTCAGAGCCTTTCCGACGAAATGATGCAACTGCAACTGCGTGCCAGTGATCTGGAGTCAGCTTCACAAGCAATTTACCTGCAAAACATTAAGCTTCAGCACAAAATAGAGGAAGAGGCGGATAACTTTCAGCTGATGCTCAAGAGATACAACATGTACCGGGATAAAATGGAAACGCACAAGACGGCCATCTTGATGCAAGAAAGCCAAAGCGCAGTTCacagggagctggtggagaAGAGAGGGCTGATAAACCAGCGaaaagcggagagagagagactgctggCAGACCTTGAGAATCCAGAGGGAAATGCCATGAAGCAGGCACAG AAAGAAGTTGATGAGCTGAGGGTGCAGATATCTGCCGTGAAGGAGGTGGTTTTCAGTAAAACACAGCTGCTGGTGAAGGAACAGGAGACCCACATGCAGCTGAGAGAGGACATTGAg ATTCAGAACGGTGTGAAGCCATCCTGA
- the lacc1 gene encoding LOW QUALITY PROTEIN: purine nucleoside phosphorylase LACC1 (The sequence of the model RefSeq protein was modified relative to this genomic sequence to represent the inferred CDS: deleted 1 base in 1 codon) gives MSAVVIVDLFHSHCLQYNVCLQKRVKTAATFIGERKYERVYFMLQTHDQNNTSSPRDTTRAQLQELTQMNEITCVLEHGSVAASLYYFKQAVDELDQSAVLVLTSTRRIAELKAYQERLFTALYTFEYAAVFDECPSNAAEAPTDAQVEEQVAIFVRQLPVLKGEISVLRSSLISDCFSHGFTTRTGGVSCIPSLSALNLFCSSRRRDPKAVVAENLRRLGLHAGFDPEKFHLIKTDHASDVWVMGKPPPSSYDGIVTNRAGVVIAAPGADCMPLLFTDPVAKVIGVAHAGWKGTLMGIAMATVSAMVTEFGSKVTDIVAVIGPSVGPCCFSLDKESAEQFHSIDPSCVRGRGSAKPHIDIRLATRILLQQGGLLPHHIQDDRVSDRPNLTLCTACHPEQFFSHVRDGNHFGTQIGFLWIKEPNNSPL, from the exons ATGTCGGCTGTAGTGATAGTGGACCTCTTTCACAGTCATTGTCTCCAGTACAATGTCTGTCTGCAGAAACGCGTCAAGACGGCAGCAACTTTCATAGGCGAAAGGAAGTACGAACGTGTGTATTTTATGCTTCAAACGCATGACCAAAATAATACGAGCAGCCCAAGAGATACTACGCGAGCCCAACtacaagagctcacacaaatgaatgaaattactTGCGTATTGGAGCACGGTTCTGTGGCCGCCTCGCTGTACTACTTCAAACAAGCAGTGGATGAGCTCGACCAGAGCGCTGTTCTGGTCCTAACATCCACCCGGAGGATAGCTGAACTGAAGGCCTACCAGGAGCGCCTGTTCACCGCGCTGTACACCTTTGAGTACGCCGCGGTCTTCGACGAGTGCCCGTCCAACGCCGCGGAAGCCCCCACCGACGCCCAGGTTGAGGAGCAGGTCGCCATTTTCGTACGCCAGCTGCCGGTCCTGAAAGGGGAGATCTCTGTCCTTCGGTCCTCGTTAATATCAG ACTGCTTCTCCCACGGTTTCACCACCAGGACCGGGGGGGTGTCCTGCATCCCCTCCCTCAGCGCGCTC AACCTCTTCTGCAGCTCACGCCGACGGGACCCCAAGGCCGTCGTCGCCGAAAACCTGCGTCGCCTGGGCCTTCACGCTGGCTTCGACCCCGAGAAGTTCCACCTCATAAAG acagacCACGCCAGCGACGTGTGGGTGATGGGCAAGCCGCCACCGAGCAGCTACGACGGGATCGTGACCAACCGAGCGGGCGTGGTCATCGCGGCGCCTGGCGCGGACTGCATGCCCCTGCTTTTCACCGACCCCGTGGCCAAGGTCATCGGCGTGGCCCACGCAG GGTGGAAAGGTACCTTAATGGGgattgccatggcaacggtcAGCGCCATGGTGACAGAGTTTGGCAGCAAGGTGACCGACATCGTCGCTGTGATTGGCCCGTCCGTCGGACcctgctgcttttcattggACAAGGAGTCGGCCGAACAATTTCACTCTATCGACCCATCCTGTGTCAGGGGCAGAGGGTCAGCAAAGCCACACATCGACATCAGACTGGCCACGAG AATTTTACTCCAGCAAGGTGGCCTCCTCCCCCATCACATCCAGGACGAccgtgtgagtgacaggcccaACCTCACCCTGTGCACTGCCTGCCACCCCGAACAATTTTTCTCCCACGTCCGCGATGGAAACCACTTCGGCACGCAGATCGGCTTCCTGTGGATAAAGGAGCCCAATAACAGCCCTCTGTGA